The Cyclobacteriaceae bacterium genome includes a region encoding these proteins:
- a CDS encoding ABC transporter ATP-binding protein — protein MADYCLETTDLTHSFSSTETVLNGINLKVKEGSIYGFLGPNGAGKTTTLRLILGLLRKQQGTITVFGKSFHDHRLEILKNVGSLIESPSLYGHLTAHENLLLFQKIFQCPKSNITEVLERVGLASTGTKKASQFSLGMKQRLGIAVALLHKPEFLILDEPTNGLDPNSMIEVRELLKKLNHEFGTTILISSHLLAEIEKLVMDVGIINKGNLVFQGTLPELKSKQQGASFIAIATNDNSAAIQVLNKLGITATIEPEKLIIPVVSRVEMADINHELVTQGIGVYEITSIKNDLETIFMDLINN, from the coding sequence ATGGCAGACTATTGTTTGGAGACAACTGATCTCACCCACAGCTTTTCATCCACTGAGACCGTGCTCAATGGCATTAACCTGAAAGTAAAAGAAGGAAGCATCTACGGCTTTCTTGGCCCGAATGGCGCGGGGAAAACCACCACCCTGAGATTGATCCTCGGATTGCTCAGGAAGCAACAGGGTACCATCACCGTTTTTGGAAAGAGTTTCCATGATCACCGTCTTGAAATATTAAAAAATGTTGGATCACTTATCGAAAGTCCTTCGCTCTACGGACATCTCACAGCACATGAGAATCTTTTGTTGTTCCAGAAGATATTCCAATGTCCCAAATCCAATATCACGGAAGTCCTGGAGCGTGTTGGTCTGGCGAGTACTGGAACCAAAAAAGCCAGTCAGTTTTCCCTGGGTATGAAGCAGCGTCTGGGCATTGCGGTGGCGTTATTGCACAAGCCTGAATTCCTCATCCTCGATGAGCCTACCAACGGCCTTGATCCCAACAGCATGATCGAAGTACGTGAGCTACTTAAAAAATTAAATCATGAATTCGGCACTACTATTTTAATATCAAGTCACTTGCTTGCCGAGATTGAAAAACTCGTGATGGACGTAGGTATTATCAACAAAGGCAACCTGGTTTTCCAGGGAACACTGCCGGAGTTGAAGTCCAAACAACAGGGAGCATCCTTCATCGCGATTGCTACCAATGATAACTCTGCCGCTATACAGGTGTTGAATAAGCTTGGGATAACGGCCACCATCGAACCTGAAAAGCTGATCATCCCGGTGGTATCACGTGTGGAAATGGCAGATATCAATCACGAGCTTGTCACGCAAGGCATTGGAGTGTATGAGATCACTTCTATCAAGAATGATCTGGAGACAATTTTTATGGACCTGATAAACAACTGA
- a CDS encoding MBL fold metallo-hydrolase: MKKISLPAITSCATLLIAFFSCMNMSAQDNPDSIKIRTTTLTPGVYMLDCTGGFGGGNITASVGEDGILIADNMFISMMPKVQAALKKLSDKPVKFALNSHFHGDHIQGNAVLDKNTTIIAHENVRKRVGASADHGRLPDITFTDRTSLYFNGEEIRLIHLPNGHTDSDAVIYFTKSKVLHMGDMFFFGMFPAVYTNGGGDIRQLIKNLEAIIKEADPASKVVPGHGDPASMQDFQNYVAMLKETTAIVEAALKKGKTLDQLTKEKVFAKYNALGEGGAQTTDQYLGMVYKLLGGK, translated from the coding sequence ATGAAAAAAATAAGCCTTCCCGCAATTACTTCATGCGCAACACTTCTGATTGCGTTCTTCTCCTGCATGAACATGTCTGCTCAGGATAATCCTGACAGTATAAAGATCCGAACCACTACCCTCACACCAGGCGTTTACATGCTTGATTGTACAGGAGGCTTTGGAGGCGGAAATATAACAGCCTCTGTTGGAGAAGATGGAATACTGATCGCAGACAACATGTTTATATCTATGATGCCAAAGGTGCAGGCAGCATTGAAAAAACTTTCCGATAAACCAGTGAAGTTCGCCCTCAACTCGCACTTCCACGGTGATCACATCCAGGGAAATGCTGTGCTGGATAAAAACACAACCATCATCGCTCATGAGAATGTAAGGAAAAGAGTGGGTGCTTCTGCCGATCATGGAAGACTACCGGACATCACATTCACCGACAGAACCAGCCTGTACTTCAACGGCGAAGAAATCCGCCTGATCCATTTACCCAACGGACATACCGATTCAGATGCTGTCATCTATTTCACAAAATCAAAAGTGCTGCACATGGGAGATATGTTCTTCTTCGGCATGTTCCCAGCCGTGTACACGAATGGTGGAGGCGACATCAGGCAGCTCATTAAAAATCTTGAAGCAATTATTAAAGAAGCCGATCCCGCATCGAAGGTTGTTCCGGGGCATGGTGACCCTGCTTCGATGCAGGATTTTCAGAATTATGTTGCCATGCTGAAGGAGACTACAGCCATTGTAGAAGCAGCTTTGAAGAAAGGAAAGACACTCGATCAGCTAACCAAAGAAAAAGTCTTTGCAAAATACAATGCTCTCGGAGAAGGCGGAGCACAAACTACAGATCAATACCTGGGGATGGTTTATAAATTACTGGGCGGCAAGTGA